In the Streptomyces sp. f51 genome, one interval contains:
- a CDS encoding FGGY family carbohydrate kinase — MGIVAGLDSAPDFTRIVVCDTDTGAVLRQGYAPHPLDGDGAGRPSDVDPQAWLLSLGEAAGGGLLEGVQAIGVSAQQNGLVPLDAQGATVRPAMVGGDKRAQVAAADLIDALGGREAWAQAVGSVPQAAQPVTKLRWLSKTEPEAARRTAMLLQAHDWLVWQLLGRPVRRTTDRGGASATGYWSAATGAYRQDLVELALGHQAGLPDVLGPSEAAGTTPEGLLISAGTGETMAAAFGLGIGLGDAVVSLGASGSVMAVHPEALADSSGMITSLADATGMHLPVVTTLNAVRALRGAAELLGVPDLEGLSELAMKSTPGSHGLVLLPYLEGERTPSLPHTAGTLAGLRRESMKPEHLARAAFEGMLCGLADALDVLRGRGVDVRRIFLLGQAAELPAVQAVAPALFGAQVVVPQPADYAALGAARQAAWALGVSQGTLDPRTPPRWQGPVAQVLEPGDDLAVGQAVRQQYVSVREQTHPGAFRA; from the coding sequence ATGGGGATAGTCGCCGGGCTGGACAGTGCGCCCGATTTCACTCGCATCGTCGTCTGCGACACGGACACGGGTGCCGTGCTGAGGCAGGGGTATGCGCCGCACCCGCTCGACGGCGACGGCGCCGGCCGCCCCTCCGACGTGGATCCGCAGGCCTGGCTGCTGTCCCTGGGCGAGGCCGCCGGGGGCGGACTGCTGGAGGGCGTCCAGGCCATCGGCGTGTCGGCCCAGCAGAACGGGCTCGTCCCGCTGGACGCGCAGGGCGCCACCGTGCGCCCCGCGATGGTCGGCGGCGACAAGCGGGCACAGGTGGCCGCGGCCGACCTGATCGACGCGCTCGGCGGCCGCGAGGCCTGGGCGCAGGCGGTGGGCAGCGTCCCGCAGGCGGCGCAGCCGGTGACCAAGCTGCGCTGGCTGAGCAAGACCGAGCCGGAGGCCGCGCGGCGCACCGCCATGCTGCTCCAGGCCCACGACTGGCTGGTGTGGCAGCTGCTCGGGCGGCCGGTGCGCCGGACCACGGACCGGGGCGGTGCCTCGGCGACCGGCTACTGGTCCGCGGCGACCGGCGCGTACCGGCAGGACCTCGTCGAACTGGCGCTCGGCCACCAGGCCGGGCTGCCGGACGTGCTCGGCCCCTCCGAGGCGGCCGGGACCACGCCCGAGGGGCTGCTGATATCCGCCGGTACGGGCGAGACGATGGCGGCGGCGTTCGGGCTCGGCATCGGCCTCGGTGACGCCGTGGTGTCGCTGGGCGCCTCCGGGTCCGTGATGGCCGTCCACCCCGAGGCGCTGGCGGACTCCAGCGGCATGATCACCTCGCTGGCGGACGCGACCGGCATGCACCTTCCGGTCGTCACCACGCTCAACGCCGTACGGGCCCTGCGCGGGGCCGCCGAGCTCCTCGGCGTGCCCGATCTGGAGGGGCTGTCCGAGCTGGCGATGAAGTCGACGCCGGGCTCGCACGGGCTCGTCCTGCTGCCGTACCTGGAGGGCGAGCGCACCCCGAGCCTGCCGCACACGGCGGGCACGCTGGCCGGTCTGCGCCGGGAGTCGATGAAGCCCGAGCACCTGGCGCGGGCCGCCTTCGAGGGCATGCTGTGCGGGCTCGCGGACGCGCTGGACGTGCTGCGCGGCCGGGGTGTCGACGTACGCCGGATCTTCCTGCTCGGCCAGGCGGCCGAGCTGCCCGCCGTCCAGGCCGTGGCGCCGGCGCTGTTCGGCGCCCAGGTCGTCGTACCGCAGCCCGCGGACTACGCGGCGCTCGGCGCGGCCCGCCAGGCGGCCTGGGCCCTCGGCGTCTCGCAGGGCACGCTCGACCCGCGGACCCCGCCCCGCTGGCAGGGTCCGGTCGCCCAGGTGCTGGAACCCGGTGACGACCTCGCCGTGGGGCAGGCCGTACGGCAGCAGTACGTCTCCGTACGCGAACAGACGCATCCCGGGGCGTTCCGGGCGTAG
- a CDS encoding ABC transporter ATP-binding protein, which translates to MLIRLLRTHLSPYKKPIALLVLLQFLQTCATLYLPTLNAHIIDNGVVKGDTGYILTFGALMIGISLTQVVCNIGAVYYGARTASAVGRDIRAAVFDRVQSFSAREVGQFGAPSLITRTTNDVQQVQMLTLMTFTLLVSAPIMCVGGIILALGLDVPLSAVLVAVVPTLGICVTLIVRRLRPLFRTMQVRLDTVNRVLREQITGNRVIRAFVRDGYEKDRFRGANTDLTETSLATGRMLALMFPIVMTVVNLSSIAVVWFGAHRIDSGGMQIGDLTAFLAYLMQIVMSVMMATFMFMMVPRAEVCAERIQEVLGTESSVVPPVAPVLELRRHGHLEIREAGFRYPGAEEPVLRSIDLVARPGEVTAVIGSTGSGKSTLLGMIPRLFDATDGQVLVDGVDVATIEPKLLARTVGLVPQKPYLFAGTVATNLRYGNPEATDEELWHALEVAQAKGFVQALENGLDAPIAQGGTNVSGGQRQRLAIARTLVQRPEIYLFDDSFSALDYATDAALRAALTEETAEATVVIVAQRVSTIREADRIVVLDEGRVVGTGRHHELMADNETYREIVLSQLTEAEAA; encoded by the coding sequence GTGCTCATACGACTCCTGCGGACCCACCTCAGTCCGTACAAGAAACCCATCGCTCTGCTGGTACTGCTCCAGTTCCTCCAGACCTGCGCCACGCTCTACCTGCCCACCCTGAACGCGCACATCATCGACAACGGTGTCGTGAAGGGTGACACGGGTTACATCCTGACCTTCGGCGCCCTGATGATCGGCATCTCGCTGACCCAGGTCGTCTGCAACATCGGGGCCGTCTACTACGGCGCCCGTACGGCGTCCGCGGTGGGCCGGGACATCCGGGCCGCCGTCTTCGACCGCGTGCAGTCGTTCTCGGCGCGCGAGGTGGGCCAGTTCGGCGCGCCCTCGCTGATCACCCGCACGACGAACGACGTCCAGCAGGTGCAGATGCTCACGCTGATGACGTTCACCCTGCTGGTGTCGGCGCCGATCATGTGCGTGGGCGGCATCATCCTGGCCCTCGGCCTGGACGTGCCGCTGTCGGCGGTGCTCGTCGCCGTCGTGCCGACCCTCGGCATCTGCGTGACGCTCATCGTGCGCCGGCTGCGCCCGCTGTTCCGCACCATGCAGGTGCGTCTGGACACCGTGAACCGGGTCCTGCGCGAGCAGATCACCGGCAACCGGGTGATCCGCGCGTTCGTGCGCGACGGCTACGAGAAGGACCGTTTCCGGGGCGCCAACACCGACCTCACCGAGACGTCGCTGGCCACCGGCCGGATGCTGGCCCTGATGTTCCCGATCGTCATGACGGTGGTGAACCTGTCGTCCATCGCGGTGGTCTGGTTCGGCGCCCACCGCATCGACAGCGGCGGCATGCAGATCGGCGACCTGACCGCGTTCCTCGCCTATCTGATGCAGATCGTGATGTCCGTGATGATGGCCACCTTCATGTTCATGATGGTGCCGCGCGCGGAGGTCTGCGCCGAGCGCATCCAGGAGGTCCTGGGCACCGAGAGCAGCGTGGTCCCGCCGGTCGCACCGGTCCTGGAGCTGCGCCGCCACGGTCACCTGGAGATCCGCGAGGCCGGGTTCCGCTACCCGGGCGCCGAGGAGCCGGTCCTCAGGTCCATCGACCTGGTCGCCCGCCCCGGCGAGGTGACCGCGGTCATCGGTTCGACGGGCAGCGGCAAGTCGACGCTGCTCGGCATGATCCCCCGCCTGTTCGACGCCACCGACGGCCAGGTGCTCGTCGACGGCGTGGACGTCGCCACCATCGAGCCGAAGCTGCTGGCCAGGACGGTCGGGCTGGTCCCGCAGAAGCCCTACCTCTTCGCGGGGACCGTCGCCACGAACCTGCGCTACGGCAACCCGGAGGCGACCGACGAGGAGCTGTGGCACGCGCTGGAGGTGGCGCAGGCCAAGGGCTTCGTCCAGGCGCTGGAGAACGGTCTCGACGCGCCGATCGCGCAGGGCGGCACGAACGTGTCCGGCGGCCAGCGCCAGCGTCTGGCCATCGCCCGCACCCTGGTGCAGCGCCCCGAGATCTATCTGTTCGACGACTCCTTCTCGGCCCTCGACTACGCGACGGACGCGGCGCTGCGCGCGGCCCTGACCGAGGAGACCGCGGAGGCAACCGTGGTGATCGTCGCCCAGCGGGTGTCGACCATCAGGGAGGCCGACCGGATCGTGGTCCTCGACGAGGGCCGGGTCGTCGGGACCGGACGGCATCACGAACTGATGGCGGACAACGAGACCTACCGGGAGATCGTGCTCTCCCAGCTGACGGAAGCGGAGGCCGCCTGA
- a CDS encoding ABC transporter ATP-binding protein, translating into MAGPMGRMMAGSGPDQRSMDFKVSSRRLLAQFKPERSTLYVMLVAVVMSVGLSVVGPKILGRATDLVFAGIVGRQMPAGATKAQALDGLRAHGKGAVADMLAGTDFTPGEGIDFTAVGHVLLFALGTFLLAGLLMAVATRLVNRAVNKTVYRMREDLQAKLSRLPLSYFDKRQRGEVLSRATNDMDNIQQTLQQSMGQLVNSLLTIVGVLAMMFWVSPLLALVALVTVPLSFVVATRVGKRSQPHFVQQWRTTGKLNAHIEEMYTGHNLVKVFGRADESAAQFAEQNEKLYEAGFKAQFNSGVMQPLMMFVSNLNYVLVAVVGGLRVASGSLSIGDVQAFIQYSRQFSMPLTQVASMANLVQSGVASAERVFEVLDADEQEADPAVSARPEELRGRVALEHVSFRYDPEKPLIEDLSLKVEPGHTVAIVGPTGAGKTTLVNLLMRFYDVTGGRITLDGVDVAAMSRDELRSGIGMVLQDTWLFGGSIADNIAYGASRDVTRGEIEEAARAAHADRFIRTLPQGYDTVIDDEGTGVSAGEKQLITIARAFLSDPVILVLDEATSSVDTRTEVLIQKAMAKLAHGRTSFVIAHRLSTIRDADTILVMEDGAIVEQGAHTDLLESGGAYARLYQAQFAQAVAEVD; encoded by the coding sequence ATGGCCGGGCCCATGGGACGCATGATGGCCGGAAGCGGCCCTGACCAGCGCTCGATGGATTTCAAGGTGTCGAGCCGGCGGCTCCTCGCCCAGTTCAAGCCCGAGCGCTCCACGCTGTACGTGATGCTCGTCGCCGTCGTCATGAGCGTGGGGCTCTCGGTGGTCGGCCCGAAGATCCTCGGCCGGGCCACCGACCTGGTCTTCGCGGGGATCGTCGGACGCCAGATGCCGGCCGGGGCGACCAAGGCCCAGGCCCTCGACGGGCTGCGTGCGCACGGCAAGGGCGCCGTCGCCGACATGCTCGCGGGGACGGACTTCACCCCGGGCGAGGGCATCGACTTCACCGCGGTGGGACACGTCCTGCTGTTCGCGCTCGGCACGTTCCTGCTGGCCGGCCTGCTGATGGCGGTGGCGACGCGGCTGGTGAACCGGGCCGTCAACAAGACCGTCTACCGCATGCGCGAGGACCTCCAGGCGAAGCTGTCGCGACTGCCGCTGTCGTACTTCGACAAGCGTCAGCGCGGTGAGGTGCTCAGCCGCGCGACGAACGACATGGACAACATCCAGCAGACCCTCCAGCAGTCGATGGGCCAGCTGGTCAACTCGCTGCTGACCATCGTGGGCGTGCTCGCGATGATGTTCTGGGTGTCGCCGCTGCTCGCGCTCGTCGCGCTGGTCACGGTGCCCCTGTCGTTCGTGGTGGCCACCCGGGTCGGCAAGCGCTCGCAGCCGCACTTCGTGCAGCAGTGGCGCACCACCGGCAAGCTGAACGCCCACATCGAGGAGATGTACACCGGCCACAACCTGGTGAAGGTGTTCGGGCGGGCGGACGAGTCGGCGGCGCAGTTCGCCGAGCAGAACGAGAAGCTGTACGAGGCGGGGTTCAAGGCGCAGTTCAACAGCGGTGTCATGCAGCCGCTGATGATGTTCGTGTCGAACCTGAACTACGTGCTGGTGGCCGTGGTCGGCGGTCTGCGGGTGGCCTCGGGCTCCCTGTCGATCGGTGACGTGCAGGCGTTCATCCAGTACTCCCGCCAGTTCTCGATGCCGCTGACGCAGGTCGCGTCGATGGCGAACCTGGTGCAGTCGGGTGTCGCGTCGGCGGAGCGGGTCTTCGAGGTCCTGGACGCCGACGAGCAGGAGGCGGACCCGGCGGTGTCGGCCCGTCCCGAGGAGCTGCGCGGCCGGGTGGCGCTGGAGCACGTCTCCTTCCGCTACGACCCGGAGAAGCCGCTCATCGAGGATCTCTCGCTGAAGGTGGAGCCGGGCCACACCGTGGCCATCGTCGGCCCGACCGGCGCCGGCAAGACGACCCTGGTGAACCTGCTCATGCGGTTCTACGACGTCACGGGCGGCCGGATCACCCTCGACGGGGTCGACGTGGCCGCCATGTCCCGCGACGAGCTGAGGTCCGGGATAGGCATGGTGCTCCAGGACACCTGGCTGTTCGGGGGCTCGATCGCCGACAACATCGCGTACGGCGCCTCGCGCGACGTCACGCGCGGGGAGATCGAGGAGGCGGCGCGCGCCGCCCACGCCGACCGGTTCATCCGGACGCTGCCCCAGGGCTACGACACGGTGATCGACGACGAGGGCACGGGCGTCAGCGCCGGCGAGAAGCAGCTCATCACGATCGCCCGGGCCTTCCTGTCGGACCCGGTGATCCTGGTGCTCGACGAGGCGACCAGTTCCGTGGACACCCGGACCGAGGTGCTGATCCAGAAGGCGATGGCGAAGCTGGCGCACGGGCGGACGTCGTTCGTGATCGCCCACCGCCTGTCGACCATCCGGGACGCGGACACCATCCTCGTGATGGAGGACGGCGCCATCGTGGAGCAGGGCGCCCACACGGATCTGCTGGAGTCCGGCGGAGCCTACGCCCGCCTCTACCAGGCCCAGTTCGCCCAGGCGGTCGCCGAGGTCGACTAG
- a CDS encoding RNA polymerase sigma factor, translated as MPESSERGRPARDGFPIPAVPSNDCGMDSGEAVDPIPDVPLPHASAATSLEVAPVQTQTLAQTDSITATDAEPGVVGAVPAQRRAAHHPEGEPESPPEGLGEGPGAEAEVEVETEAPEPAEPVRSRAADTGGPSSDLFRQYLREIGRIPLLTAAEEVDLARRVEAGLFAEEKLRLTPGLDDRLALDLDKIVVMGRMAKRRLIEANLRLVVSVAKRYVGRGLTMLDLVQEGNLGLIRAVEKFDYARGYKFSTYATWWIRQAMSRALADQARTIRVPVHVVELINRVVRVQRRMLQERGYEPTPEEVAAQLDLSGERVSEVLRLAQEPVSLHAPVGEEDDVALGDLIEDGDAASPVESAAFLLLRQHLEAVLSTLGERERKVVQLRYGLADGRPRTLEEIGRIFGVTRERIRQIESKTLNKLRDHAFADQLRGYLD; from the coding sequence GTGCCTGAGTCCTCGGAGCGCGGCCGACCCGCACGCGACGGGTTCCCCATCCCCGCGGTTCCGTCAAACGACTGCGGGATGGACAGCGGCGAGGCCGTCGACCCCATCCCCGACGTACCGCTGCCGCACGCCTCAGCAGCGACATCCCTGGAGGTCGCCCCCGTGCAGACCCAGACCCTCGCACAGACCGACAGCATCACCGCCACGGACGCGGAACCCGGCGTCGTCGGGGCGGTCCCCGCGCAGCGCCGGGCCGCGCACCACCCCGAGGGCGAGCCGGAGAGCCCCCCGGAAGGCCTTGGAGAGGGTCCCGGGGCGGAGGCCGAGGTGGAGGTGGAGACCGAGGCCCCCGAACCCGCGGAACCGGTCAGGAGCCGTGCCGCCGACACCGGTGGCCCCTCGTCCGACCTGTTCCGCCAGTATCTGCGCGAGATCGGCCGGATCCCGCTGCTCACCGCGGCGGAGGAGGTCGACCTCGCCCGCCGGGTCGAGGCCGGGCTGTTCGCCGAGGAGAAGCTGCGGCTCACCCCCGGCCTGGACGACCGGCTCGCCCTGGACCTGGACAAGATCGTCGTCATGGGCCGGATGGCCAAGCGCAGGCTCATCGAGGCCAACCTGCGGCTCGTCGTCTCGGTGGCCAAGCGCTACGTGGGCCGCGGCCTGACGATGCTCGACCTGGTCCAGGAGGGCAACCTCGGCCTGATCAGGGCCGTCGAGAAGTTCGACTACGCGCGCGGCTACAAGTTCTCCACGTACGCCACCTGGTGGATCCGCCAGGCCATGTCACGCGCGCTCGCCGACCAGGCCCGCACCATCCGCGTGCCCGTGCACGTGGTCGAGCTGATCAACCGGGTGGTCCGGGTCCAGCGCCGCATGCTCCAGGAGCGCGGCTACGAACCCACGCCCGAGGAGGTCGCCGCGCAGCTCGACCTGTCCGGCGAGCGGGTGAGCGAGGTCCTGCGGCTGGCCCAGGAGCCGGTGTCCCTGCACGCCCCCGTGGGCGAGGAGGACGACGTGGCCCTCGGTGACCTCATCGAGGACGGGGACGCCGCCTCTCCGGTGGAGTCCGCGGCGTTCCTGCTGCTCAGGCAGCATCTGGAGGCGGTGCTCTCCACGCTCGGGGAGCGGGAGCGGAAGGTCGTCCAGCTGCGGTACGGGCTGGCGGACGGGCGTCCGCGCACGCTGGAGGAGATCGGGCGGATCTTCGGCGTCACGCGCGAGCGGATCCGGCAGATCGAGTCCAAGACGCTCAACAAGCTGCGGGACCACGCCTTCGCGGACCAGCTCCGGGGCTATCTGGACTGA
- the dnaG gene encoding DNA primase: MAGRINDEDVKAVRDAVPIDAVVSEYLQLRNAGGGNLKGLCPFHDEKSPSFQVSPSKGLFHCFGCQEGGDTITFVMKVDHLTFSESVERLAAQAGITLRYEEGGYNPAHQRGERIRLVEAHKAAARFYTEQLDTSPEADTGRAFLADRGFDQAAAAHFGVGYSPQGWDHLTRHLRGKGFTDKELVLSGLAQEGRRGPIDRFRGRLMWPIRDIGGEVVGFGARKLYESDNGPKYLNTPDTAIYRKSQVLYGIDLAKKDIAKSSRAVVVEGYTDVMACHLAGITTAIATCGTAFGGDHIKILRRLLMDNGSARVIFTFDGDAAGQKAALRAFEDDQKFAAETYIAIAPDGMDPCELRLAKGDEAVADLVEPRTPLFEFALRQIVLRYDLETPAGRAAALDEAAPVVARIKNSGAQHEVAVQLAGMLGILDTQFVVKRVAQLARWARDRGGAGPAPTAGRPQQAYAAAPRPSGAAGPALTLRNPVFATERELLKLALQRPELVSPAFDAYGMDEFTAPPYAAVRQAVMDAGGAEYGVQDPQEYLIRVRDAAPDDVVRAMVTELAVEAILRKTVDETYAGDQLVAVRRRAVERRIRDVQGSLSRLSAGGDPAQQAAVQNELWVLQQYGQALRERGAEAL, translated from the coding sequence GTGGCAGGCAGGATCAATGACGAGGACGTGAAGGCGGTTCGGGACGCGGTCCCGATCGACGCCGTGGTGTCCGAGTACCTCCAGCTGCGCAACGCGGGCGGCGGAAACCTCAAGGGCCTGTGCCCCTTCCACGACGAGAAGTCACCGTCGTTCCAGGTCAGCCCCAGCAAGGGCCTCTTCCACTGCTTCGGCTGCCAGGAGGGCGGCGACACCATCACGTTCGTGATGAAGGTCGACCACCTCACCTTCTCCGAGTCCGTCGAGCGCCTCGCCGCCCAGGCCGGCATCACCCTGCGCTACGAGGAGGGCGGGTACAACCCGGCCCACCAGCGCGGCGAGCGCATCCGGCTGGTCGAGGCCCACAAGGCGGCCGCGCGGTTCTACACCGAACAGCTCGACACCAGCCCCGAGGCCGACACGGGCCGCGCCTTCCTCGCCGACCGCGGCTTCGACCAGGCGGCCGCCGCCCACTTCGGCGTCGGCTACAGCCCCCAGGGCTGGGACCACCTCACCCGCCATCTGCGCGGCAAGGGCTTCACCGACAAGGAACTGGTCCTCTCCGGCCTCGCCCAGGAGGGCCGCCGCGGCCCCATCGACCGCTTCCGCGGCCGCCTCATGTGGCCGATCCGCGACATCGGCGGCGAGGTCGTCGGCTTCGGCGCCCGCAAGCTGTACGAGTCCGACAACGGCCCGAAGTACCTGAACACGCCCGACACCGCGATCTACAGGAAGTCCCAGGTCCTGTACGGCATCGACCTCGCCAAGAAGGACATCGCCAAGAGCAGCCGGGCCGTCGTCGTCGAGGGCTACACCGACGTCATGGCCTGCCATCTGGCCGGGATCACCACGGCCATCGCGACCTGCGGCACGGCGTTCGGCGGCGACCACATCAAGATCCTGCGCCGGCTGCTGATGGACAACGGCTCGGCCCGGGTGATCTTCACCTTCGACGGCGACGCGGCAGGCCAGAAGGCCGCCCTGCGCGCCTTCGAGGACGACCAGAAGTTCGCCGCCGAAACCTACATCGCCATCGCGCCCGACGGCATGGACCCCTGCGAACTGCGCCTGGCCAAGGGCGACGAGGCCGTCGCCGACCTGGTCGAACCCCGCACCCCCCTCTTCGAGTTCGCGCTGCGCCAGATCGTCCTGCGCTACGACCTGGAGACCCCGGCGGGACGCGCGGCGGCGCTGGACGAGGCTGCCCCGGTCGTCGCCCGCATCAAGAACAGCGGCGCGCAGCACGAGGTCGCCGTGCAGCTCGCCGGCATGCTCGGCATCCTCGACACGCAGTTCGTCGTCAAGAGGGTCGCCCAGCTGGCCCGTTGGGCCCGCGACCGCGGCGGCGCGGGTCCCGCGCCCACCGCCGGCCGGCCCCAGCAGGCCTACGCCGCCGCCCCCAGGCCGTCCGGCGCCGCGGGCCCGGCCCTCACCCTGCGCAACCCCGTCTTCGCCACCGAACGCGAGCTGCTCAAACTCGCCCTCCAGCGGCCCGAGTTGGTCTCCCCGGCGTTCGACGCGTACGGCATGGACGAGTTCACCGCACCGCCGTACGCGGCCGTGCGCCAGGCCGTCATGGACGCGGGCGGCGCCGAGTACGGCGTCCAGGACCCCCAGGAGTATCTGATCCGGGTCCGCGACGCCGCCCCGGACGACGTGGTGCGCGCGATGGTCACCGAGCTGGCCGTCGAGGCGATCCTGCGCAAGACCGTCGACGAGACCTACGCGGGCGACCAGCTCGTCGCGGTCCGCCGCCGCGCCGTCGAACGCCGCATCCGGGACGTCCAGGGCTCCCTCTCCCGTCTCAGCGCGGGCGGCGACCCGGCCCAGCAGGCCGCCGTACAGAACGAGTTGTGGGTGCTCCAGCAGTACGGCCAGGCACTGCGCGAGCGGGGCGCCGAAGCCCTCTGA